The DNA region GTATTCACCTAACGGAGGGAATGTATGGGTTAGGGTTGCTGATAAGATGGAGGATATATTAATAGAAGTACAAGATCAGGGAGTGGGAATTCCGCCAGAGCATCTTCCCCACATTTTTGATAGATTTTACAGGGTAGATAGTTCTTTGAGAAAGTCTACAAGTGGGACAGGTCTTGGTCTTTCTATAGTAAAGAGTATTGTTGAGGCACATGGTGGAAAGATTTCAGCGACAAGTAAGGTGGGAGAAGGTACCACATTTACCATAAGGCTTCCAAGAAGATTTTCTCTTGTAGATCCCCTTACAGGGACCCTTTCACTGCCATACTTTTTTCCCATATTATGGAGGGAGATGTATAAGACTCAAGGTCCTTTTGCGTTTGGTAAGATCTCTTATGAGTTTGAGGGGCTTATTTCAGATAATGTGAGAAAGAATACTGTTTATAACCTTGCAAACAGGTTAAAAGAGAGATTGAAGCCTAATGATTTAATTGGGCATGGTTTTGACAGATTTTACCTTTTTACAAGGACTGTTATGGATATAGAGGAAAAAATCTCCCATATCCCTTTAGGAGATATAGGAGCTCTAAAGGTACATTTTAAGTTTTTATCTTCTGTTAACAGTAGTATAGAAGAAGTAGTTAAGGTTATAAACGAAGATTTTCAATGATTTTCCCATGTGGAAATACTATAATTAGGCGCCTCCCTTGTGATTATTATGTCGTGAGGATGGCTTTCCCTTAATCCTGCATTGGTAATCTTTATGAATTTTGTCTTAGTTCTTAGTTCTTCAAGATTTTTAACTCCACAGTACCCCATCCCAGATTTTAATCCACCAACGAGTTGAAATAGTACTTCCGATACAGGTCCTCTATAGGGTACTCTTCCCTCAATACCTTCGGGTACTAATTTTTCTGAATTTTCTTGGAAATATCTGTCTTTGCTTCCTTCTTTCATGGCTGATAAAGATCCCATTCCTCTATATACCTTAAAACTTCTTCCTTGATATATCTCTATTTCACCAGGGCTTTCTTCGGTTCCTGCAAGTAGACTTCCTAACATTACTGCATGAGCACCTGCTGCTATAGCTTTGGTAATGTCTCCAGAAAATTTTATGCCTCCATCGGCAATAATAGGTACATTATGTTTTTGGGCCTCCTTAGCACATTCCCATATGGCAGAAAATTGTGGTACTCCTATTCCTGCTACTACCCTTGTGGTACATATAGATCCTGGCCCAATTCCTACTTTGACCACATCTGCACCTGCATCAATTAAAGCTTTCGTACCTTCTGCCGTAGCCACATTTCCAGCAACAATGACAACCTCTTTTGAGAATAATTTCTTAAGTTCCTTTACCGTTTCTAACACCTTCTTATGGTGACCATGAGCAGTATCAATTACGATTACATCTACTTCTGCCTCTACAAGGGCTTTTGCTCTTCTTATAGCCTCATCTCCAACACCTATAGCTGCACCTGCAAGAAGCCTACCTTTTTTATCCTTTGCAGCATTAGGATATTGTCTCATTTTTTGTATGTCTTTGATGGTTATAAGTCCCTTTAATTTGAAGTCTTTATCTACAATGGGAAGTTTCTCAATTTTATATCTTTGAAGTATCTCTTGGGCGTCTTTTATGGTTATTCCTACCTGAGCTACTATAAGGTTGTCTTTAGTCATGATCTCAGATACTTTTTTGTTCATGTCTGATTCAAACCTCAAATCTCTGTTTGTCACAATACCTACTAATTTCCCGTCTCTTTCTACCACAGGAAGGCCCGAAATGTGATATTTTGCCATTATACTTAAAGCTTCACCTACTGTTTGATCAGGGTATAAGAAAATAGGATCTGTGATCATACCATGTTCAGATCTTTTTACCTTATCTACTTCTTCCGCTTGTCTCTCAATACTCATATTTCTATGGATTATACCAAGACCACCCTCTCTTGCTATAGCTATTGCCATTCTTGCTTCTGTTACGGTATCCATAGCAGCACTTAATATGGGTATATTTAAATGAATTCTATCAGTAAGATAAGTATCTACGCTTACTTCTCTAGGAGTCACTTCACTATATGCTGGTACTAATAATATATCGTCGAAAGTTAAAGCCTCTCCTAAAAACCTTTCATCGAAGTTCATAGCAAAATTCCTCCTTTTGGTTTGTGAAAATTTTCAATTATTTTATTTAAGGGAACCTTAAAAGTCAAATTTATTTTTTGTAAAATTATTAATCATGAAATACAAGATAGTATTTTACGATGTTAAAGAGAATAAATATAGTATAAATGCTCTGCTTGGAGCTTTAGAAAAAGACTTTAAAAATTTTGAGATAGGTTTTGTAGAAAAAAGCCAAGTTGATTTTTGGTTAGAAAATATAGAAAAGGATGTATTTTATATTTTTTGTGTATCCTTCTTTACTACTCAGTTTTTTGAAACAGAGGCTCTTTTAAAAAGGATAAAAGAAAAAATAGAAAATGTAAAAATTATTGCGGGAGGACCTCATGCCTCAGGCGATCCTTATAGTACACTTAAAATTGGAGCAGACATTGTAGTAGTGGGAGAAGGAGAGAAGATCTTCCCCGAGATTATTAAAAGAATTATTTCTGGGGAAGATGTTAAAGGAATTTTTAAAGGAGAATCTTTTGTCAAGCTTGATGATTATTTTCCTTTCTCTCTAAGATTTAAAAGGTTTGGCCCTATTGAAATAAGCAGAGGATGTCCTTATGGATGTTATTTTTGTCAAACTCCAAGAATTTTTGGGGGAGTTATGAGGCATAGGAGTACGGAAAAAATTTTAGATATCGTTAAAATAATGAATAAGCTTAATTTGAAAGACATAAGATTTATAACCCCTAATGCTTTTGCTTACGGTTCTCTTACAGGAAAAGATGTTAATTTAAGAAGGCTTGAAGAGTTACTTTATGGAATAAGAAATATAATTGGAGATAAGGGAAGAATATTTTTTGGATCTTTTCCTTCGGAGGTAAGGCCCGAACATGTTAGAGAAGAAATTTTGGAGCTTCTTAAAACCTATGCTGATAATGATAATTTAGTAATAGGAGCCCAATCTGGAAGTCAGAGGATTCTTGATTTAGCTCACAGAGGACATACTGTTGAGGATGTTTATAGAGCTGTTAGTTTAACTTTAAGATATGGTTTAAAAGCTAATGTGGATTTTATTTTTGGGCTTCCTTATGAAGAAGAAAGAGATATTGAAGAAACTTTAAAATTTATAGAAGAATTAGTAAAAATGGGAGCAAGAGTGCATGCTCATACCTTTATGCCTCTACCAGGAACTCCTTTTGCTAAATTTCCTCCAGGTAAGCTTGAAGGAATGTATAAAAAAATTATAAACAGGCTACTTCCTAAGGGAGTTATCTTTGGTAATTTTAGAGAACAAGAAAAAGTAGCTTGGGAAATTTACAATTATTTTTCTTTAAGGGAAGAGTAAATGATTCCAATAATAATAAGAAGCATTCCTAAGGTTTGGAGGAGGGTTATTTTTTCTTTAAGAAAGACTAAAGCAAGGAGTGTAGCTATAACTGTTTCACCTATTAATATGATGGAAGTTGCATTAGTAGAAAGAATTCTTATAGCATAGTTTGCTGATGTATGTCCTATAAGTTGAGGAATTAGTGCAAGTAGAAAAACATTGAAGTATATTTTGAGAGGGTACACTATAAGAGGTGTTTTTGTTAGAATTGCAAATACTAAAAGGATTATCCCTCCTGTGAAATAGACTAATGTGATATATGAAGACACACTTAAATTGGGAGATAAATACCTTCCCGTATAAAGATAGATGGCAAAAGTAATAGCTCCTAATATAGCAAGTAGTTCTCCCTTTCCAAATTTTAAAGAGATTTTGTTATTAGTTATTAAAACTATACCCAGAAGTATAAAAAATAAAGAAAGAAAAAAACTTCTTGTAGGTTTTTTCTTCTCAAATATATAAGAAAGAAGAGAGATAAAAATGGGACTTGTATTTACAAGGACTACTGCATTAGCAACAGTGGTCAAGAAAAGGGAAGAAATCCATGAGTAGAAATGCATACCTAAGGAAAGTCCTGCAATAAGTAATATAGGGAGATTTTTAGGCAATTTTAAGGTTTTTCTGTTTAATAAAAGTAGAATTAAAGATGCAATAAGTAACCTATAGGAGGCTATGATTATAGGTGGAGCAGAGGTGAGTCTTATTATTAAAGAAGCTGAAGCCATAGCTGTTATGCCAATTATAAGAAATATATAGGCTTTTTCTTTTTCTGTCTTGTTTTTCAGCATTTAGAGTAGTTCTAAGCTTAAGTCTAAACTTTTGTAAGAGTGGGTAAGTTTTCCTATTGATATAAAGTTTACACCTAATCTGGCAATCTTTTCCAAATCCTCTAAGGAGATATTTCCAGAAACCTCAATCATTACTTTTCCCTTTGCTATACTTACTGCCTCTTTAAGAGTATCATAGTCCATATTATCTAAAAGCACAATATCAGCTTTACTTTCAAGAGCCTCCTTTAGTTCTTCTAAGTTAGTCACTTCTACTTCTATTTTGTAAACATGAGATACTCTTTCTCTTACTCTTTCTATCGCCTCTTTTATGCTTCCAACAGCTCTTATATGATTATCCTTTATTAGGACCATGTCATAAAGTCCAAATCGGTGATTTTCGCCACCACCTATTTTTACTGCATATTTTTCAAAAATACGCAAAGTTGGAGTAGTTTTTCTTGTATCTAAAATCTTGACCCCATAAGGCTTTACAACATCCACACATTTCTTTGTATAGGTTGCTATACCTGAAAGCCTTTGAAGAAAATTTAGAGCAGTTCTTTCTCCCATCAGAATTGTTTTTGTTTTTCCTTTTATCTCTAAAATTACATCTCCCTTTTTGATTTCATCTCCATCCTTTTTAAATTCTTTAAATTCTATTTTACTATCAAGGAGTTTAAAAACCTCTTCTGCTACGGGTAAACCTGCAAGTATTCCTTCCTCCTTTGCTATAATTACTGCTCTTGAAATCATATCTTCAGGGATAGTGCTTTCTGTAGTAATATCTCCAAAGCCTATATCTTCTTTTAATGCTTCTTCAACAATTTTTCTTAAATGAAGGTAAGGAATTAACCTCACAAAATATCACCTCTTTTTCTCTTTCCCAGATTATATGTTTTTTCCATTCTTCCTTAGATTTTGGATAATCTATTCTAAAATGTGCTCCACGACTTTCCTTTCTTATTAAAGCAGAATTTATCATAAATTTGGATATTAAAAGCATATTTTTAAGTTCCACAAAGGATCTATCTAGAATAAAGGAATTATGCAGTTTTTCAATTAAGTTATCAATAATATTTTCTGCATCTTTTAATTCTGTTTCATTCCTTATAATTCCTACTTTATCCCAAAGGATTTTTTTAAGAATTTTTATTCCTTGATTTACCTCGTTAAGAGAAATATTCAGGAGGTTATTTTGATGTTTTGGAATAGAGTGATTCTTAGCTGGATCTTCATTCAATATGGCATCAATACATCTTTTACCAAAGACAAGTCCCTCTAAGAGGGAATTACTTGCTAATCTATTAGCACCATGCAGTCCTGTACATGCAGTCTCTCCACATGCATAGAGATTTTTTAAATTTGTCCTTCCATATTCGTCGGTTTCAATTCCTCCCATAAAATAATGAGCAGCAGGGGAAACTGGTACTAATTCCTTAGTAATATCTATGCCGTGTTCCATACATTTTTTGTAAATATTGGGAAATCTTTCTTTTATCTTTTTCTCCCCAATGGGTCTAAGATCCAAATATATTCTATCTTGAGTTTCTAACATTTCGAAAAATATTGCCCTTGTCACTACATCTCTTGGGGCAAGTTCCGCGAGGGGGTGATAGTTTAACATAAATCTTTCTCCAAAGGCATTTAAAAGATAGGCTCCTTCACCTCTTACTGCTTCAGAGATGAGAAATCTTTGTGGAGAAGCCACATCAAGAGAGGTGGGATGAAATTGAAAGAATTCAAGATCCATTATTCTTGCACCAGCCCTAAACGCGATTGCAATGCCATCCCCTGTTGCAGTGAGAGGATTTGTAGTATGTAGATATAGTTGACCTGCACCACCTGTGGCTAATATAATGTATTTTGAAGTAAATATTCTAATTTTCCTTTCTTTTGTGTCGAAAAAAACGCCCCCATATACCTCATCTTCATAGGTTAATAGATCTATCAACACGTAGTGCTCGTAGATATTCGTATTCTTTCTGTCTTTTACAATGTTTATAAGGGTTCTTGCTACTTCATATCCTGTGGCATCTCCTTGGGCATGAATTATTCTTCTCTTGCTATGGGCAGCTTCTTTTGTAAAGGCGAGACCATCAATTTTATCAAAATTTACCCCTAATTTAATAAGGTCTTTTACTCTCTCTATGCCTTCTTGTACTACTATTTTTACAATTTTTTCTTCGTTAAAGTCTGCTCCTGCACTTAAAGTATCCTTATAGTGGAGTTCTGGAGAGTCTTCAGGATTTAGAGCTACAGCAATTCCACCTTGAGCATAGTACGTATTACTTTCTTCTAATCTATCTTTAGAAAATAGGGCTATTTTGAAATTTTCAGGAGCATAATATGCTGATATAAGTCCTGCTATACCGCTACCTACTATTATTAAATCGTATTCTTTTTCAAAATCTTTCTCAGAAAAAGGCAATATAAACCTTTCTATCATAAACTAAGCATTCTTTCTATGGGTTTTATAGCTTTCTCTCGGGTAGACTCTTCTACTTTAACCTCTGGCTCTAAATTCTCAAGACTCGTTAATATTTTATCAAGAGTGATTTTTTTCATATTGGGACATATTGCAAGGGGGGATGCAAGGTAAAATTCCTTTTCAGGGTTTTCTTTTCTTAAGCGGTGTAAAAGTCCAACTTCTGTTCCTATAATATAGCGTTTTCCGTTATCTTCTTTTACAAATTTAATTATCCCACTGGTACTTGCAATTTTGTCTGCGAGATCTAAGACTTCTTTTCTACACTCTGGATGAACTACTACTTTAGCGTCTTTATATTTTTCTTTAAGGGCAATAATGTCTTGAGGAAGTATTCTTTGATGGGTTGGGCAAAAGCCATTCCATATGATTATCTCCTTTTTAGTATGTTTGCTAACATAATATCCTAAATTTCTGTCAGGTATAAAAATAACTTTTTCTTCTGGAATTTTCTCTACTATGAAGGTGGCATTAGCAGAGGTGCAAATGTAATCACTTTCTGCTTTTACTTCTGCTGATGTATTTACATATGCTACTACTGCATAATTAGGGTACTTTTCTTTTAGTTCCTTGACTTCTCTCGGAGTAATAGTATTGGCAAGGGGACAACCCGCAAAAAGATCGGGAAGTATAACTTTTTTGTCCGGAGCAAGGATAGAGGCTGTTTCAGCCATAAAATGCACGCCACAAAATATGATGACTTCTTCCTTTACTTGGGCGGAAATTCTTGCAAGCTCTAAGGAGTCTCCTACAAAGTCTGCTATATCTTGAACTTCTGGAAGCTGATAATTATGAGCTAAAATTATAGCATTCTTTTCCTTTTTTAGTTTTTGTATCTTCTCTTGTATAGTCATTTTAAAATCTCACCTCTAAAAGAAGAGTCATATAGAATTATAAGTTAATGAAATATTAAGCTCTTGTCAAATGTTATTTATTTCTCACTACTCTGCTCAGGTATATTCTCCTTATTGATACTTTTTTCTAACTCTTTTATTTTTTTGTTTAACTTTGCTATAGTTCTTTTATCTTTGATGATAGTTGGCAGTACGCTTATAAAAGCAAGAATTACACCAGAAGCAAAGGTTAAAAATAAAACAGTAAATATTTTTTCTTGAAAGGACCAATTTAGAAAATAAATGGTTATTAGAGCTTGATTTTGAAAGGAAAGTAAAAGAGCAATAATTACTCCTATAAGGAGTACTATTATTATAGTACTCATTACTCTTACCTCCTAAAAAAAGAGGGAGAATCAAGTCTCCCTCTTTGAGATTTTGGCTTAATTTTTTAAATTTATACTTTTAAGTTATTTGTGGTATTTTGACTGGTTCAAAAATTACTATTGCCTTATCACCTGTCTTCACCATTGCCGCATTTGCTTCGTCGGTATCAATATGGAATTCCCAAGCAAATTTATTGCTTATCCTTATTAAGACATTTTCAAAAGTAATCGCTCTTACTCCTTCTACTTTAACTTTTACTAATTGTTTGTCTACAAGCCCTAATTCTTGTGCTATATTTTCTGGCGTATGAATATGTCTCCAAGCAATAATAACTCCCTGAGGTATTTCAATCTCTCCTAAGGGTCCTCTCATTTTTATTCCTGGAGTCCCCTCAATATCTCCGGAGTCTCTTACTGGAGGGATTGTGGGAAGCCCAAGATAAATTACATCAGTTAATGCTAATTCTACTTGGGTATTTTTTCTTACTGGGCCAAGAATTCTTACTTTGAGAGATCTCTTAGGTCCAATTAGTTCTACCTCTTCTTCTGCTGCAAATTGACCTGGCTGAGACAATGGCTTCAAGGGGTGTAGTTCATAATTCTTTCCAAATAACCTCTCCAGATCATCCTGAGAGAGGTGGACATGGCGTGCAGACACACCTATTGGTACTTTTACCTCCTTCATTTTATATTCCTCCTCGAATATAATCGTTTTAATTTTTTCTTTCAATTTATGTTATACCACTTTCGATATATTTTTTAAAGTAAAAAAAATTTAAAATCTCTTTTATCTTCGAGGAGGAATAAGTTTTATATAGTCTTCTAAAGTACCGTCCGCAAGACAACACTCTATAATTCTTTTGCCTAAGGGATCAAGATCTAAAGAGAGGAATTTTTGTAATTCTTTTTTGAAGAATGCTTTGAGCATTTCTGCCCCTTTGTCATAAGCTTCAGGTCCTACTTCAGGTTGCTGATCTACTTGTAGAAGAGCCTTAGGTATATAATGTCCTTCCACTTTTAGGGTTTCAAGGGCAAATCCTAAAAGTGAACATCTTGCAGGCTTCAGATTATCAGGTTTAATCCTTGCGCTGCCTCTTTTAGCTAAATACTCTCTTACTATCCATTCAGGCATAAATCCTACTCTATATGCTCCGATATATTGATTGGGTATAAGTATATACTGAGTACGAGGATAATCTAAAATTTGTTGCAATAAAAGATTGGCTTGTTTTACCATTTTTCCTGTAGCAAAGGGCCAATATGATCCAACTCCTTCACTGCTCATGAGATCTCCATCAGTTATGCTTGGGTTATCATATCCTCTTGGACTTACTAATCTCCATAGCCAGGCTAATGCAGGTGGAAGTACATGGAATAACCCTACTATTCCGTAGGTAGGTTTTTCCTTTGTGCAAGGAGGGGTTCTAAATCCAAAGCTTCTTACATCTACCTCAACAGGTTCATTTATGATGTTAGGTACAAATCTTCTTGGCAATATTACCCTTGGATTAGGACAGGGCTTTCCTGGTTCGTCCATAGTGTGTTCCCATATTAAGGCTGTAGCTCCAGGATGCCCCTCAATATTTAGGAATATAAGAGGCTCTGGGGGATGGATAGTAATTCCTTCAAGTTGCGGATCAGTCCCATATCTTTTTATTTGGTCTACCCTTACAAACCATCCTTGTTCTGCATCTTTTATAACCATTTTGCCACTTCCATTTTGAAGTCTTGGATGACATAAAGCCATGTCGTCAGTTATAGGAAATATTTCACATGATTCCTTTATCTCAATGTAATATCTTTCTCCTGTAATTATATTTTCTCCTACCAGGATTCTGTTATCTTTTTCTCTATGCATTTGCTGGATCATTTCACTCTTTCCACCACCACTTGCTCCTTCGTGCATAATTACTAATTCATTATCATAAGGAGTAACTATCTTTACTGTAGAAGCATGAGCAGTAACCCATCCTTCCATTTCACCTATATTTATAAGCACCCCATAGATACCCTTTTTAGCACTTGGCCCAGGATATAAATTATAGGAAAATACCTCGTGTCTTCCGTTGGACCTATAGTGTACCACTATCTGTTTGCCTGAAAAATGCGTATGCCTAAAGGGAGGTGCTACATAAACGATGGCCATAGGTTCAAATTTTTCTCTTAACTGATTTCTTGGTATGAAACCTTGAATATCTGCAAGAGCCCATGCAAAAAATCCTGCATTAGAAGGAGCAATTAAAAGAGACGGATATCCCAATTCATGCCCTCCAGACATAAAGGGCATGACAATTAATTCCTGTCCTTTAAGCCA from Dictyoglomus turgidum DSM 6724 includes:
- the guaB gene encoding IMP dehydrogenase; amino-acid sequence: MNFDERFLGEALTFDDILLVPAYSEVTPREVSVDTYLTDRIHLNIPILSAAMDTVTEARMAIAIAREGGLGIIHRNMSIERQAEEVDKVKRSEHGMITDPIFLYPDQTVGEALSIMAKYHISGLPVVERDGKLVGIVTNRDLRFESDMNKKVSEIMTKDNLIVAQVGITIKDAQEILQRYKIEKLPIVDKDFKLKGLITIKDIQKMRQYPNAAKDKKGRLLAGAAIGVGDEAIRRAKALVEAEVDVIVIDTAHGHHKKVLETVKELKKLFSKEVVIVAGNVATAEGTKALIDAGADVVKVGIGPGSICTTRVVAGIGVPQFSAIWECAKEAQKHNVPIIADGGIKFSGDITKAIAAGAHAVMLGSLLAGTEESPGEIEIYQGRSFKVYRGMGSLSAMKEGSKDRYFQENSEKLVPEGIEGRVPYRGPVSEVLFQLVGGLKSGMGYCGVKNLEELRTKTKFIKITNAGLRESHPHDIIITREAPNYSISTWENH
- a CDS encoding TIGR04013 family B12-binding domain/radical SAM domain-containing protein, with translation MKYKIVFYDVKENKYSINALLGALEKDFKNFEIGFVEKSQVDFWLENIEKDVFYIFCVSFFTTQFFETEALLKRIKEKIENVKIIAGGPHASGDPYSTLKIGADIVVVGEGEKIFPEIIKRIISGEDVKGIFKGESFVKLDDYFPFSLRFKRFGPIEISRGCPYGCYFCQTPRIFGGVMRHRSTEKILDIVKIMNKLNLKDIRFITPNAFAYGSLTGKDVNLRRLEELLYGIRNIIGDKGRIFFGSFPSEVRPEHVREEILELLKTYADNDNLVIGAQSGSQRILDLAHRGHTVEDVYRAVSLTLRYGLKANVDFIFGLPYEEERDIEETLKFIEELVKMGARVHAHTFMPLPGTPFAKFPPGKLEGMYKKIINRLLPKGVIFGNFREQEKVAWEIYNYFSLREE
- a CDS encoding DMT family transporter, which translates into the protein MLKNKTEKEKAYIFLIIGITAMASASLIIRLTSAPPIIIASYRLLIASLILLLLNRKTLKLPKNLPILLIAGLSLGMHFYSWISSLFLTTVANAVVLVNTSPIFISLLSYIFEKKKPTRSFFLSLFFILLGIVLITNNKISLKFGKGELLAILGAITFAIYLYTGRYLSPNLSVSSYITLVYFTGGIILLVFAILTKTPLIVYPLKIYFNVFLLALIPQLIGHTSANYAIRILSTNATSIILIGETVIATLLALVFLKEKITLLQTLGMLLIIIGIIYSSLKEK
- the nadC gene encoding carboxylating nicotinate-nucleotide diphosphorylase, which codes for MRLIPYLHLRKIVEEALKEDIGFGDITTESTIPEDMISRAVIIAKEEGILAGLPVAEEVFKLLDSKIEFKEFKKDGDEIKKGDVILEIKGKTKTILMGERTALNFLQRLSGIATYTKKCVDVVKPYGVKILDTRKTTPTLRIFEKYAVKIGGGENHRFGLYDMVLIKDNHIRAVGSIKEAIERVRERVSHVYKIEVEVTNLEELKEALESKADIVLLDNMDYDTLKEAVSIAKGKVMIEVSGNISLEDLEKIARLGVNFISIGKLTHSYKSLDLSLELL
- the nadB gene encoding L-aspartate oxidase — its product is MIERFILPFSEKDFEKEYDLIIVGSGIAGLISAYYAPENFKIALFSKDRLEESNTYYAQGGIAVALNPEDSPELHYKDTLSAGADFNEEKIVKIVVQEGIERVKDLIKLGVNFDKIDGLAFTKEAAHSKRRIIHAQGDATGYEVARTLINIVKDRKNTNIYEHYVLIDLLTYEDEVYGGVFFDTKERKIRIFTSKYIILATGGAGQLYLHTTNPLTATGDGIAIAFRAGARIMDLEFFQFHPTSLDVASPQRFLISEAVRGEGAYLLNAFGERFMLNYHPLAELAPRDVVTRAIFFEMLETQDRIYLDLRPIGEKKIKERFPNIYKKCMEHGIDITKELVPVSPAAHYFMGGIETDEYGRTNLKNLYACGETACTGLHGANRLASNSLLEGLVFGKRCIDAILNEDPAKNHSIPKHQNNLLNISLNEVNQGIKILKKILWDKVGIIRNETELKDAENIIDNLIEKLHNSFILDRSFVELKNMLLISKFMINSALIRKESRGAHFRIDYPKSKEEWKKHIIWEREKEVIFCEVNSLPSFKKNC
- the nadA gene encoding quinolinate synthase NadA codes for the protein MTIQEKIQKLKKEKNAIILAHNYQLPEVQDIADFVGDSLELARISAQVKEEVIIFCGVHFMAETASILAPDKKVILPDLFAGCPLANTITPREVKELKEKYPNYAVVAYVNTSAEVKAESDYICTSANATFIVEKIPEEKVIFIPDRNLGYYVSKHTKKEIIIWNGFCPTHQRILPQDIIALKEKYKDAKVVVHPECRKEVLDLADKIASTSGIIKFVKEDNGKRYIIGTEVGLLHRLRKENPEKEFYLASPLAICPNMKKITLDKILTSLENLEPEVKVEESTREKAIKPIERMLSL
- a CDS encoding LapA family protein, with the protein product MSTIIIVLLIGVIIALLLSFQNQALITIYFLNWSFQEKIFTVLFLTFASGVILAFISVLPTIIKDKRTIAKLNKKIKELEKSINKENIPEQSSEK
- a CDS encoding phosphate propanoyltransferase, encoding MKEVKVPIGVSARHVHLSQDDLERLFGKNYELHPLKPLSQPGQFAAEEEVELIGPKRSLKVRILGPVRKNTQVELALTDVIYLGLPTIPPVRDSGDIEGTPGIKMRGPLGEIEIPQGVIIAWRHIHTPENIAQELGLVDKQLVKVKVEGVRAITFENVLIRISNKFAWEFHIDTDEANAAMVKTGDKAIVIFEPVKIPQIT
- a CDS encoding DUF4914 family protein — translated: MIREEVSYLVIPKEVEDILISCKGIIIPESREHFLELAMGGKDNMEFEVKYEVSGKGEVVEAVITRAKNGIVVNYPDVYMRRRDPDSLVVGDEGDTDKPTFKERFGEDFDSLREKTFNWLKGQELIVMPFMSGGHELGYPSLLIAPSNAGFFAWALADIQGFIPRNQLREKFEPMAIVYVAPPFRHTHFSGKQIVVHYRSNGRHEVFSYNLYPGPSAKKGIYGVLINIGEMEGWVTAHASTVKIVTPYDNELVIMHEGASGGGKSEMIQQMHREKDNRILVGENIITGERYYIEIKESCEIFPITDDMALCHPRLQNGSGKMVIKDAEQGWFVRVDQIKRYGTDPQLEGITIHPPEPLIFLNIEGHPGATALIWEHTMDEPGKPCPNPRVILPRRFVPNIINEPVEVDVRSFGFRTPPCTKEKPTYGIVGLFHVLPPALAWLWRLVSPRGYDNPSITDGDLMSSEGVGSYWPFATGKMVKQANLLLQQILDYPRTQYILIPNQYIGAYRVGFMPEWIVREYLAKRGSARIKPDNLKPARCSLLGFALETLKVEGHYIPKALLQVDQQPEVGPEAYDKGAEMLKAFFKKELQKFLSLDLDPLGKRIIECCLADGTLEDYIKLIPPRR